One part of the Odontesthes bonariensis isolate fOdoBon6 chromosome 15, fOdoBon6.hap1, whole genome shotgun sequence genome encodes these proteins:
- the ptgs2b gene encoding prostaglandin G/H synthase 2: MNRFTFAGFLLALGFLVCEGANPCCSEPCQNRGVCTALGSDDYECDCTRTGYYGQNCTTMEFFTWIKVSLKPSPNTVHYILTHFKGFWNIVNNISFLRDAIMRYVLTSRSHLIESPPTFNANYGYKSWEAYSNLSYYTRSLPPVPEDCPTPMGVEGKKELPDVKVLAEKLLMRRQFIPDPQGTSLMFAFFAQHFTHQFFKSDMKNGPAFTLAKGHGVDLNHIYGNDLERQHKLRLHKDGKLKYQMLDGDVYPPTVKEVGAEMHYPPHVPDAHRFAVGHEAFGLVPGLMMYATIWLREHNRVCDVLKEVHPDWDDERLFQTTRLILIGETIKIVIEDYVQHLSGYNFKLKFDPELLFNQRFQYQNRIASEFNTLYHWHPLMPDSFHIEEKDYSYKEFVFNNSLVTEHGISNLVESFSKQIAGRVAGGRNVPAAIMYVSIKSIEGSRQMRYQSLNAYRKRFSMKPYSSFEDLTGEKEMAAVLEELYGHVDAVELYPGLLVEKPRPNAIFGETMVEMGAPYSLKGLMGNPICSPEYWKPSTFGGSVGFDIVNTASLQRLVCNNVRGPCPVASFHVTDVKETGSVIINSSTSNSRDSNINPTVILKERTTEL; encoded by the exons ATGAACAGATTCACATTTGCGGGTTTCCTGTTGGCCCTGGGCTTTCTTGTCTGCGAAGGGG CCAACCCGTGTTGCTCAGAGCCATGCCAGAATAGGGGTGTCTGCACAGCTCTGGGGTCAGATGATTACGAATGTGACTGCACTCGCACAGGGTATTATGGACAAAACTGCACAACAA TGGAATTCTTCACCTGGATTAAAGTGTCCCTGAAGCCATCGCCCAACACAGTCCACTACATTCTCACCCACTTCAAGGGTTTCTGGAACATTGTCAACAACATCTCATTTCTCAGGGATGCCATCATGAGATATGTGCTGACAT CCCGATCCCACTTGATTGAAAGCCCTCCAACTTTTAATGCCAATTATGGTTACAAAAGCTGGGAAGCATACTCCAACCTGTCCTACTATACACGCTCCCTTCCCCCTGTACCTGAGGACTGCCCAACCCCTATGGGAGTAGAAG GTAAAAAGGAGCTCCCTGATGTTAAGGTTTTGGCTGAGAAGCTCCTGATGAGAAGACAGTTTATACCAGACCCACAGGGCACCAGCTTGATGTTTGCTTTCTTCGCTCAGCACTTCACCCACCAGTTCTTCAAATCTGATATGAAGAATGGACCTGCTTTCACTTTAGCTAAAGGTCATGGG GTGGACCTCAACCACATTTATGGCAACGACCTGGAGAGGCAGCACAAGCTCAGACTCCACAAGGACGGCAAACTTAAATATCAG ATGTTGGATGGAGATGTATACCCCCCAACGGTTAAGGAAGTGGGTGCCGAGATGCACTACCCGCCTCATGTACCAGACGCTCACCGCTTCGCTGTTGGACACGAGGCATTCGGCCTGGTCCCCGGTCTCATGATGTATGCCACCATCTGGCTCCGTGAGCACAACAGAGTGTGTGACGTGTTGAAGGAGGTCCACCCAGACTGGGATGACGAAAGACTCTTCCAGACCACACGGCTCATTCTTATTG GTGAGACCATCAAGATTGTGATCGAGGACTACGTGCAGCACCTGAGTGGTTATAACTTCAAGCTCAAGTTTGATCCCGAGCTGCTCTTTAACCAGCGTTTCCAGTACCAAAACCGCATTGCATCTGAGTTCAACACACTTTATCACTGGCACCCACTTATGCCTGATAGTTTCCACATTGAGGAGAAAGATTACAGCTACAAAGAGTTTGTCTTCAACAATTCGCTGGTGACTGAGCATGGCATCAGCAACCTGGTGGAGTCATTTTCTAAGCAGATTGCAGGACGG GTTGCTGGTGGTCGTAATGTCCCAGCAGCAATCATGTATGTGTCCATTAAGTCCATAGAGGGCAGCAGACAAATGCGTTACCAGTCTCTTAATGCCTATAGGAAGCGATTCTCCATGAAGCCCTACAGCTCTTTTGAAGACCTGACAG GAGAGAAAGAAATGGCTGCAGTGCTGGAGGAGCTGTATGGGCATGTTGACGCGGTGGAGCTCTACCCGGGTCTGCTGGTGGAGAAACCTCGGCCCAATGCCATCTTTGGAGAGACGATGGTGGAGATGGGGGCCCCTTACTCTCTCAAAGGCTTGATGGGAAACCCCATCTGTTCCCCTGAGTACTGGAAGCCCAGCACCTTCGGAGGCAGCGTTGGCTTCGACATAGTAAACACTGCCTCCCTGCAGAGGCTTGTCTGCAACAATGTGCGGGGTCCCTGTCCTGTGGCTTCCTTTCATGTGACTGATGTTAAAGAGACCGGCTCCGTGATCATCAACTCAAGCACATCAAACTCACGCGACAGCAACATCAACCCCACAGTCATTTTGAAAGAAAGGACTACTGAGCTCTAA